The Magnetococcales bacterium DNA window CCAGCAGGGCCGCCGCCTTTTCCATGCGGGCCGCCGCCGCCCGGAGATCCCGGTTGTTTTCCAACGAAGCATCGATCATCCGTCGCAGCAGGGGATGGGTGTAAAATTCCCGCCAGGGTACCGGGTGGGGTTCGATGGTTGCGCTTCCGGCCTGCGCCGCCGACTCTCCCGGCCATTGTCCGGGAATGCCGGGAGCGGGTTTGGACAGCTCAGCATTCAAAGAGCAGCCGACCAGCCAGGGCAACACCACCATCCAGGTCAAACGACGATCAAACATGACGACTCTCCTCGCGGGACTCTGCGACCACGGCCTGGACCGAGGGGGATTCCGGAAACAGACGACGGATGACCACAAACAACACCGGGATGAAAAACAGTCCCAGCACCGTGGCCGACAACATGCCCCCCATCACCCCGGTGCCGATGGCGCGCCGACTGGCCGCTCCGGCGCCGGTGGACACAGCCAAGGGCATCACCCCGAGAATGAAGGCCGCCGAAGTCATGACAATGGGCCGAAACCGCATGCGACACGCCTCCAGGGTGGCATCGATCAGGGAGGTTTTGCCATCGGCGGCGAGAGTACGGGCGAACTCCACGATCAAAATGGCATTTTTCGCCGACAGTCCGATGATGGCCACCAAACCCACCTTGAAATAGACATCGTTGGGCATGCCGATGGACAACACCGCCAGCACCGCGCCGAACAGACCCACCGGCACGATCAACATCACCGCAAACGGAATGGACCAGCTTTCGTAAAGCGCCGCCAGACACAGAAACACCACCAGCAGCGACAATCCGAACAGCATGGGCACCTGGGCGCCGGACAAGGACTCCTCGAAAGAGGTGGCGGACCACTCGAAACCAAAGCCCGGCGGGAGTTGTTGGGTCAAGCGTTCCATGGCGGCCATGGCCTCACCCGTGCTGCGACCGGGTGCGGGATTGCCCGAAAGCTTCATGGCGGGCATGCCGTTGTAGCGGTCCAGCTTGGGAGAACCGGTGATCCACTCGGTATCGATAAACTCCGACAAAGGAATCAGCTTGCCGGCCCGATTGCGCACCCGCACCGACAGAATCTCCTCCTTCTGGGCGCGAGAGGCGGCATTGGCCTGCATCTGCACCCGCAGGATGCGGCCATCCTTGGTGAAGTCGTTGATGTAGGCCGAACCCAGGGTGACCTGAAGGGTTTCGTTGAGTTCGGAGGGATCGATCCCCAGGGCGTTGGCCTTGGGATGATCCACGGTCAACAGCAATTGGGGGCCGGCCTCCAGGCCTTCGGGTCGGACCCCGGCCAGGGTGGCATCCTGGGAGGCCATGCCGATCAACTGGTTGCGGGCATCGAGCAGACGATCCCGACCCAGACCGGCCCGATCCTGCAACCGCAGGTCAAACCCGCCGACCGCGGCCAATTCGGGGATGGGGGGCACGTTGATGGCAAAAATCAGTGCCTGCTTGATACGGAACAGGGCCATGTTGGCCTGCATGACCAGCGATGTAGCTCCCAACTCCGGGGTGACCCGCTCATCCCAACTCTTCAAACGCACAAAGGCAATGGCGGCGTTCTGGCCGCGTCCGAAAAAGCTGAAGCCCGCCACACCCACCACTTTGGCCACACCCGGTTGTTGCAGATAGTGTTTCTCCACTTCGGAGAGCACCTCCAGGGTGCGTTCCTGGGTGGCGCCGGGGGGCAATTGCATGATGGTGACGAAATAGCCCTGGTCCTCCTCGGGCAAAAAGCCGTTGGGCAACTTCACGAACAGCCAACCGGCCACCCCGGCCACGGCCAGATACAGCACGATGAAAAAAAATGGACGACGCAGAATGAATCCCACCGACCCCCGATAACCCACCGTGGAACGGGCGAACAGACGGGTGAAAAGGGCGATGGGTCCCCAACCCAGCGCCGACGTTCCCCCCTCGCCATGCACACTTTTGAGCAGGGTGGCGCACAGGGCCGGGGTCAAAGTCAGGGCCATAAGCACCGAAAAGAGCATGGTCAAAACCAGCGTCACGGCAAACTGACGATAGATGGCCCCCACGCTGCCGCTGAAGAAGGCCATGGGGATGAACACGGCGCACAGCACCAGCGTGATGCCGATGATGGCCCCGAAGATCTGGGTCATGGCCTTCTGGGTGGCCTCGCGGGGGGGCAGATGGTCTTCGGACATGACCCGTTCGACGTTTTCCACCACCACGATGGCATCATCCACCACGATGCCGATGGAAAGCACCATGGCAAACAGGGTCAGCACATTGATGGAGTAGCCCAGCAGATAAATCCCCACCAGGGCGCCGGTCAAAGCCACCGGCACCACGATGGCGGGAATGAAGGTGGCCCGC harbors:
- a CDS encoding multidrug efflux RND transporter permease subunit → MPRFFIDRPIFAWVIALVILLAGGLSFNKLPVAQYPDVAPPAITVSAVYPGASAQVVEDTVTALIEQEMNGLERLLYMESSSDSQGAMTLTLTFETGTNLDIASVEAQNRIKRVEARLPEEVRRQGVTVAKSRRNFLMFITIFSPDQSQDHIALGSYTAASVLEHLRRVQGVGEAMLFGTEYAMRIWLDPVRLTEFGISPGEALRAVRARNTQLVTGELGQLPALPGQEINAPILVRTRLSSAEEFGDIILRSDPNGATVRLKDVAKVEWGAQEYTIRARLNGQPTAAVGIKVAPGANALETADRVRTRMAELAKFFPAGTAWDIPYDTSTFIKISIHEVLVTLGEAMVLVFFVMYIFLGNLRATFIPAIVVPVALTGALVGIYLLGYSINVLTLFAMVLSIGIVVDDAIVVVENVERVMSEDHLPPREATQKAMTQIFGAIIGITLVLCAVFIPMAFFSGSVGAIYRQFAVTLVLTMLFSVLMALTLTPALCATLLKSVHGEGGTSALGWGPIALFTRLFARSTVGYRGSVGFILRRPFFFIVLYLAVAGVAGWLFVKLPNGFLPEEDQGYFVTIMQLPPGATQERTLEVLSEVEKHYLQQPGVAKVVGVAGFSFFGRGQNAAIAFVRLKSWDERVTPELGATSLVMQANMALFRIKQALIFAINVPPIPELAAVGGFDLRLQDRAGLGRDRLLDARNQLIGMASQDATLAGVRPEGLEAGPQLLLTVDHPKANALGIDPSELNETLQVTLGSAYINDFTKDGRILRVQMQANAASRAQKEEILSVRVRNRAGKLIPLSEFIDTEWITGSPKLDRYNGMPAMKLSGNPAPGRSTGEAMAAMERLTQQLPPGFGFEWSATSFEESLSGAQVPMLFGLSLLVVFLCLAALYESWSIPFAVMLIVPVGLFGAVLAVLSIGMPNDVYFKVGLVAIIGLSAKNAILIVEFARTLAADGKTSLIDATLEACRMRFRPIVMTSAAFILGVMPLAVSTGAGAASRRAIGTGVMGGMLSATVLGLFFIPVLFVVIRRLFPESPSVQAVVAESREESRHV